The DNA window GCATCTCCGGCAGCGGCCGTCAGCATCAGAAACGCATAGACGGTGAACCACCAGAGGCCGAGGCCAAGGCCCACCCCGAGCGGGAGTACGCCCAGCACGAGGCCCGGCAGGGCGACAGCCACCCGGTACGGAGTGGCCCGCAAGGGCACCGTGCAGTGCGCGTACGGGGCGAGGCCCGACCAGTTGAAGCCGAATTCGATGTCTGAGCGGTCGGCTCCAGCCCAGTAGTAACCGATGCCGTGCAGCGCCTCGTGAATGATGATACTCCCGAAGAAGGCACCGAGAACAGAGAGCGGGAACAGGTGCTCATCCGGAAGTCCCCAGAAATATCCGTGCGGTATTACGGAGAGAGCCGCAAAGGGCACAATCAGAACAACACTGACGACCTGGGCACGCATCATGGACATTGTGACGGACGTCGCCTCTGCACCAAAACAGTGAGGGGCTGCGTCGGAAGGGTCTGCATCCATAGCTGAGGCTGGAAGAGCGACCTGTTCCAGGGGGGACGTCCAGGTGCGGGCTGGAACGCTAGCCGATGGTTCCTTGGCGCAAGAAAAGGAATGAAGACCAGGTCGTAAAGGGCCTCTGGAACGACAGCAACTGTGTTTGCCCGATTATCTTGTCGGGATGGGCAGGGACTCAGTCATCGTTGGGCGAGGGGGTTAAGAGGTAAGCTCCGGTTGAGGCTCGGAAGAGGCCGCAGGGGCTGCCGTTTGGAGGTCGACGATTTGCAAGCAGACGGCCCCGGCGACGATGAGTACAGCAGCCAGAATTTCAAGGCCGGAGGGCGTAGTTCCCAGTGCGAGCCAGGCGAGGAGCAGAGTGGCTACCGGGACGAGGTTCCCGTAGAGGACCACACGTGTGGGGCCGATGACGTTCAGAGCCCGATACTTGACCCATTGGCCCATGCCCACCCCAATGGCCCCGCCGACGAGAATGGCAATCCACGTCCAGGTGCTGAGCGACAGCCAAGGTTCTCCTGCGAGCGCCGGGCTGGCAATGAGAAAATAGAGGCTCCCCCCAATGGTTGTGCGCAGGGCCACCATGGGAATAGAGCCGTAGTGCGCTACGAGGGGCTTGATCAAGTGCATCTCGGCCACGGTCATGAGGAGAGCCGTGAGCAGAAGCAGATCCCCGGCCCAGTAGGCCTGCTGTGGGCGAAGACCGTCGACCGCCAGCACGAAGGTGCCGAGTCCAGCCATGCTGATGCCGACGAAGCCAATCCAGCCGATTTCTTCCGTTTCGCTCAGGTAGCCGAACGCCGAACTGAGCACTGGGCCGAGGGCGAGCCAGAGGGAGGCTCGACCGCTGTGCGTCAGGTCGAGTCCCTCAATACCGAGCCACGGGGCAAGGGTCGCGCTAAGCACCGAGACCAAGAGCAGCCGCGGCCAATCGCCGGAACGAATGTGGGGAAAAAGGCGGGAGGGCGCATCGGAAGAGGGGCGCTGCGTGTAGAGGAGGAGCAGGAGCGCACCACCGCCCGTCAGAAAGCGAGCGACGCTGAACGAGATGGGGGCCATCTCTCGCAGGGCCACCTCAGCCAGGACGAAATTGGCCCCCCAGAGCCAGACGAACAGAGAAAGAAGGCTATGATGGGGCCATGCCTTTCGGAGAGAGGCCATGGGCGGCGGGAGTCCGAGTGGAAAAATACGTCGTGCCCGAACGGGATGCTCTCCAATCCGATCCGTTTTGGAATTGCGTCATCGAAACGCTTCCATCGGTCCGATGGATTCGGATTGTGAAACGGGCTGCACGTTCGTGTGGTGGGCTGCATCCAGACCGATCAGGAGGAGCGACCGGCTCCAGCACACTACGAAGTTGTTTGGCGGACGTTTTGTGCCTTCTCCCTCGTAGATCTCGTATGAGATGGCTTGTGCATTCGCCCGGTAGTTCGACCTTCGCTCACTGGAGAGCCTGGTTTAGTGGACTACTGTTTTGGAGCTTCCGCCACTATGTCCTAGTTGAACATCAATCCCTGGAATATAATTGTTGAATTGGTTAAAGGGTGGATATTGAAAAAGAGTGCGATTGCGAGCCAATTCTGCGGACTTAGACGCTTTCGCAAAACCACTACAAGGCCGACGTAAACACTTCTGAGATTCCCAGCATCTAGATGTCCAAACTTGATTTAGGCAATCTAGATTGCCAGAGTCCATTCAACCGAAAGGACAGATCCCGGCGACCGTCGGATGGGCTCTGAGTCAAGCTCAGAGCGACATGGGTTAGGTTCTGTTAGAGATACTTACTGGGCGGGAGGCCGTAGCACCGATCCTAGGATGTGGATGACGCCATTTGAGGCGGTCGTGATGTTTCGCTGAGTCGGATCGGGGCCAATCGTGACTGTGTTTTTTCCCTTGAGGACGATCGTTTCAGGTTGCTTCGAAACCCTCTGCCCGCCTTCTCCTCCTTCTGCGACGACTGTCGGTCCGCCCTTGGTCTCTACGGAGATTGGGGGGCCCTCTAGGGGCGATAGTTTCTCAATCTCAAGGAAATCTGAGGCCATCACCTTGCGGCCGGGGACGACGTGGTACTCGATTAGAGAGTGGAATTTCGGGTTGCTCTGGGGATTGGAGAACTCCTCTTCGAGGGAGCCGGCCGCCTCATTGGTAAAGACAAATACGGTAAACGGCCCTTCGCTCTCGAGGGTGTCCACGAGGCCCGCAAAACGGATCGAAGCGGAAAAGGCCTTATTGGTAAACATTCTGTCTTCCTTAAAAATTGTGCCGAGTGTGGGCTTTGCATTCGATGTCGTGTCCTTGCTTTGAGCAATAGCGGTAGAAAAAGGAGCGGAGAGGCCGGTGACGAGCAGGAGAGAACACGTCCAGAGCACCAAATTTCGCATGGGGCGAAGGGGGGTTATGAGAGGAGCCGCGAGCGTAGGATCGATGACTTCAGACGAGGGAGGCCCGTCCGATGAGCTGCAGAATTGAGAGCTGGTATTGACGAACGTTTCGACATTATCGGCTGGGAAGGGACCGCTGAGCGAGACTGTATCGCGCGTAACCTCGAGCGTAATGCTCTGAGCCTGGGCCTCGAACGTCTCTTTCAGTTTGGGGGCGGTCGAGTGGCGAAGCCTCACTGGTAGAGGAGACGGCGCCGGGGCTTTCCCACACCCCACCGGCCCAGGGGAGACCCCCAGGCCGGTACCGGAGCCCGACTGTATATCGCCGCTGTCCGCGGGACGGAGGTCTCGGCGTCAGAAGTTGCGGGCGCCGTTGTTGTTGCGCCGGTAGGTGTTATTGCTCTCAGTGACGGCACTAGCCCCGTCGCTCGACGCCAGCCCGTACCCCGCACTGTCCACGATGCGAGAATTCGTGAGCGTCAGCGTGCCCCGGAGTTGAATGTTGGCGTCGTCGCTAAAGGTATAGATGTTGTTGCCCCCGCCGTACTCGACGACCACATAGCTGAGCTCGTTGTTGACATTGTCGGCCTGGATGCCGAGGCCCTGCCAAGATCCGCTCTGCTCTGTTACACCCGTGAAGCGAATGCTGTCGGCTTTGGCTCCCTGCGCCTTGAAGGCAGTGGCGTCGTCGGACACGTTTAGGCCCGCCTCCGACTCAAACTCGAACGTTGCGCCGGGATTGACGGTCACGTCGCTACCGTTGTTGATGGGGCGAACACCCGAGATGCGATACGGGACGTTGAGATCAGCGATGGTCAGGGTTTCATCCGAGATGCTGCCGGCATTTACGCGCACGGGGGTCTTGAAGAAGGAGTTCTCGTCCAGAGCCCCCATATTGGTCGCTGCGATGTTCATCGACATTTTCTCGTTGTCCATAATCACATTGGAGGAGAAGCCGGACAGGTCGACGCCGGTCTGGACGCTGACGCCGTAGTTGGCGTTGTTGCGGATCGAATCTTGCACCAGCGTCACGGAGGTGCCGCCCTTCAGTTGTAGGCCGGCGGTGCCGTTGACGAAGGTGAAGAGGTTGTTGCTCCCAGCATATTCGAGGGTGACGTGTTCGAGCCGGTTGTTTTTGTTTGCCGAGTTGATGCCGACGCCCTGCCAGAATCCCTTCTGTTTGGTGGTTCCAGTCATCAGGACGCGCTCCGCTTCGGATCCCTGCGCCTTGAAGGCGGTCGGGTCGCCCACGATCTTCAGTCCGGCGCCGGACTCGAACTCCATCACGGTTCCGGCCTCAACGGTCACGTCGCTGCCGTCCTCAATCTGCCGCGTGCCCGAGATCTGATACGGCACATTGAGGGCTGATACGGTAAGGGTCTCACCACTGATGCTACCGCCGTTGACGCGAACGGGGGATCCGAAGTTGGACGCCCCATCTGGGGCGCCCATGGCCCCGGCATTGATGTTCATAGCCATCTTTTCGTTATCGGCAAAGGTGTTGCTGGAAAAGCCGGACAGGTCGATGTTGCCTTGAGCCGTCAGGCCGTAGTTCGAGTTGTTGCGGATGGTGGTATTGGTGATGGTTATCGAGCTTCCCGACTTGAGCTGCAACCCGCCGGTGCCATTCACAAACGTGTAGAGATTATTGCTCCCAGCGTACTCGAGGGTGACACCACTGAGTTCGTTGTTATTGTTGGAGGAATTGATGCCGATGCCCTGCCAGAAACCAGCCTGATTCGTCGTTCCCGTCATCAAAATGCCGTTCGAGGATGTTCCCTGAGCCACGAGTGCAGATCCGTCCCCGCAGACTTTCAGTCCCGTGTCGGATTCGAATTCGATCGTCACACCGGCCTCAATCGTGAGCGTCGAACTGTTCTGGACACAGATCGTGCTGGTTACGAGATAGGAGTTGTCTGGCGAAAGGGTCCGGTCACTCTCAATGCTGGAGCTGATTTCCACAGTTACCGTTTGGGCCGTCACCGCCGCATCGTCGCTGTCGGTTGCGTCACCATCGGACACTTCAAGGGTTGCGGTGTAGTCGCCGGAGACATCCGGAGTAAAGGTCGGTTGCTCGGCACTGGCGTCCGACAGCGAAGCATTGCTCCCACTGGGGGTGCTGAGCGACCAGCTAAAGTCGAGCTTGTCTCCGTCCGGGTCAGAGGAACCGGTGCCATCGAGGTTGACCTGATCTCCCACATCGACGGTCGAAGAGCTGACCGTGACGTCGGCCGAGGGGGGCTGGTTTTGGCTACCTCCGCCTTGTCCTCCCTGGCTGTTGGAGCCGGCGGAGTCGCATCCCATGACGACGAGAAGTGCTCCTCCGAGAAGTCCGAAAGCGACGAGGCGAAGAGCACGAAGGTACTGCATAATCGATCGAAATGAGGTTTCGAAACAGAAAGAGAATGAGCAAAGCGTGGGGCCGTTGCGCGATGAAGCGGCAACGGCGAGGTCCGTGACGCTGGTTGCTGGATTGTAACGTTGCGCAGAAAAGCTCTTCTATTGAAAAATCGCCTTTCTTCTTTGAAAGGCTCTTCATTTTTTACCACGAGATATGAGCGGGAATCTTCTCATTCCCAAGATTCCTCATCCA is part of the Salinibacter sp. 10B genome and encodes:
- a CDS encoding metalloprotease family protein, with the protein product MMRAQVVSVVLIVPFAALSVIPHGYFWGLPDEHLFPLSVLGAFFGSIIIHEALHGIGYYWAGADRSDIEFGFNWSGLAPYAHCTVPLRATPYRVAVALPGLVLGVLPLGVGLGLGLWWFTVYAFLMLTAAAGDALLLWIMRAVPGSAWTQDHPSKMGCLVLGHASAPQPPPVASDVETVPASDSLDNTTEA
- a CDS encoding PKD domain-containing protein yields the protein MQYLRALRLVAFGLLGGALLVVMGCDSAGSNSQGGQGGGSQNQPPSADVTVSSSTVDVGDQVNLDGTGSSDPDGDKLDFSWSLSTPSGSNASLSDASAEQPTFTPDVSGDYTATLEVSDGDATDSDDAAVTAQTVTVEISSSIESDRTLSPDNSYLVTSTICVQNSSTLTIEAGVTIEFESDTGLKVCGDGSALVAQGTSSNGILMTGTTNQAGFWQGIGINSSNNNNELSGVTLEYAGSNNLYTFVNGTGGLQLKSGSSITITNTTIRNNSNYGLTAQGNIDLSGFSSNTFADNEKMAMNINAGAMGAPDGASNFGSPVRVNGGSISGETLTVSALNVPYQISGTRQIEDGSDVTVEAGTVMEFESGAGLKIVGDPTAFKAQGSEAERVLMTGTTKQKGFWQGVGINSANKNNRLEHVTLEYAGSNNLFTFVNGTAGLQLKGGTSVTLVQDSIRNNANYGVSVQTGVDLSGFSSNVIMDNEKMSMNIAATNMGALDENSFFKTPVRVNAGSISDETLTIADLNVPYRISGVRPINNGSDVTVNPGATFEFESEAGLNVSDDATAFKAQGAKADSIRFTGVTEQSGSWQGLGIQADNVNNELSYVVVEYGGGNNIYTFSDDANIQLRGTLTLTNSRIVDSAGYGLASSDGASAVTESNNTYRRNNNGARNF
- a CDS encoding DMT family transporter, with the protein product MASLRKAWPHHSLLSLFVWLWGANFVLAEVALREMAPISFSVARFLTGGGALLLLLYTQRPSSDAPSRLFPHIRSGDWPRLLLVSVLSATLAPWLGIEGLDLTHSGRASLWLALGPVLSSAFGYLSETEEIGWIGFVGISMAGLGTFVLAVDGLRPQQAYWAGDLLLLTALLMTVAEMHLIKPLVAHYGSIPMVALRTTIGGSLYFLIASPALAGEPWLSLSTWTWIAILVGGAIGVGMGQWVKYRALNVIGPTRVVLYGNLVPVATLLLAWLALGTTPSGLEILAAVLIVAGAVCLQIVDLQTAAPAASSEPQPELTS
- a CDS encoding fasciclin domain-containing protein; this translates as MRNLVLWTCSLLLVTGLSAPFSTAIAQSKDTTSNAKPTLGTIFKEDRMFTNKAFSASIRFAGLVDTLESEGPFTVFVFTNEAAGSLEEEFSNPQSNPKFHSLIEYHVVPGRKVMASDFLEIEKLSPLEGPPISVETKGGPTVVAEGGEGGQRVSKQPETIVLKGKNTVTIGPDPTQRNITTASNGVIHILGSVLRPPAQ